The sequence below is a genomic window from Daphnia pulicaria isolate SC F1-1A chromosome 6, SC_F0-13Bv2, whole genome shotgun sequence.
ACCGGTTTAAACACGTGAAGGCGGTCGGACTCTCGTCTGGATGAAAGGAACTGAGCATCTTTGAGTAAATGGATGGTCTAGATGGTCCACTAACGCGGCGGCCGCATCGATTCCAAGTCTGATCTTCatgattttttggcaaaaataaTCGCTAAACTTCATGGCAAGGTCAAGGCCAGACGAGTGGGATGGAAGCGGAGACATTGTTGGCTTGCCAGTTAGAGTACTGACAAGACGAAAGAGAGATCTCTGATCACCCGAGCACTCCATCATCTTTGCGTTCAGATAGCCAGTCTTCTCACGCGTCAAAAGAAAAGCATCAATGGAGGATGGTGGATTGGACAAATTCATTCCATCATGGCTTCCAAGAGGGTCCTGGGCGGGGGTGTAATTACTTATTAGGACCAGTTTTTCGGAAAATTTGCGGGTTTCGTGCAAATTGTCTTTTTGATCCTGTCTGTGGTGGGTAGGTGAAGTAACACTTGATGAGACGAATaagttgacaaaaaaaaatcacgatccgttcagcggatCGTGATATGAGCGCTGTCGATTAAAccgcttttttcgtttttgcagTTCGGATTGAGGGAAGGGGGCGAATTTTGGGCGGGGGTGGTTGGTAAAGgcttattttttgtgtgtgttaagGGGTCAGTTTTTGGAGGGGGAGGAGTGGGTGGGGAGAAGTTTATTTTTCTGGGCTTCTAAAATTAAAGTGTCGTCTGATTTCTTTGTGTTTTGTTCTCATCGTTAAGCAGACGATACGACAGTCACAACCGgtcacaacacacacacacgaaaaaagacaaacaccaagagggacctgccgctACACTTGCAACTCCtggttgttaaaaaaattattcataaTGCAATTAACAAGATTGAATTGGgtctcgaaataaaaataaggtaatagagaaatgaataaagtattcactgtGCAGAAGAAAAGGGGGTAAAATCAAAGATATagataagaaaacaacttttttaacGAAAAGAAGTTGGTTTCTCCATAAAacgctgtaggcgacacagaCCAACTTGGACACCCTGGTAGCACGCCTCTATCTATAGGATGTACGTCGCCCATCTTTTCAGCCGAGTGAGATATCTTAACCCGACGTCCATAGGATTGCCTATGTCTATACTAATGTCGCGCTGTAAGACATCCAAACGGGTACGGCTTACAGCCGTCTTTAAAATacttaaattaaaagaaaaaaagaaatgttcctTGATGGGCGCGAAACATCGTTCTTTGGGGTGGTACTACAGTGCTCTACCTACAACACCACTCTCTAATACTTTTGCACTGTATTTGGTTCGACGGCTATTAATTAATATtagcagttaaaattatgaaaatttaaagtccTTGTCTTCCTTATCTATCCTGTGGACAGATAATTTGGACATCTCACAGACGTCATGTTACGTCTGTCTGTTAAACGTCTAATTTCTAGACACAAATGGATGTCCGTGATTGTAAGAGAAACGTAGATCTCATACGAAGATAGGACATCTATACGAAGATAGCATAAGGCCGTAGAAAATTGAGTATCCATGTGATATCTAATTTAGGTTGTAGCTAGatcagatttgatttagacattaagacatctatatgATAGACGATGGATGTCAGTGTGCTACCAGGGCACACATTTGATTTTCGCATTTGCGAAGAATGCGTAACGCAGGATGTTCAACTGCTCCATtgaattcccttttttctataaggtgccggtgtggcgacaggtccctcttggtgatttttttttaaataaatctttttcctGGGAAGAGTACAAGGGTTGTTGCAATTCGGACATTAAAACATATTCATTAGTCATTAAAGTTAAGATAATGCTAATTTGCTATTAAGATTAACTCATTGTATCTGAGTAGTTTTTACCCTGTTTTGTCGTCTGCTAACTTTTGATTTAAATCAAGGCTTGAACTTAAATCAAATCGGAAGCAGACGAAGCTTAAACTACGCGTATaaaggggagaccggggctatgtgggacacttttttttctttacgcaatcaattttttaaatagaagaattaagttaaaataaaagtatagtAGTGATTCCCATGTATTTCTCTACATTAGGTTATTTTTCCATATAATTTCGTCAAACTATCTaatagttatttaattaaatgtaaaaaggaaaaaatgaaggaacAAAATTTTAGGGTTAAACGGAACAGAGCCAGGGGCAAAACGGAACACCATTTTTCTCTGCAACGgatgaattaaatttattgaaaaacgcactagtgaaaaggaaattaatttctctttcagaattactttaattttattcattctatTGAGTATAAATGgagatacaataaaaaaagtaaagatgtatttttttcgatcTTTTTTGGTCATTTACCTGGCAACAGATGGCTGTACCATTTAACCCGGACCCCAAcaataacataaaaaaaaactaaattatcaaatacttagaaacacattttttataaaataaaaatactatcttaaactagaaagaaaacccTATCAAATAGCTATctgggtttttaaaaaatatttatagaagtataaaaaattgaaaactaaacgtcaaaattttttttccgatttcaatttttttgttttccaaaaaaactaaaaaaaaacaaaattgatcaGAAAtccaggaaaaaaagtttagaagataaaaaaacatcatttacAATACGCTGTATTTATTtcagaattttaaaacaaatcctACATATAAAAAAACTTCCCTGTACATTTTAGCCCCGTGTCCCAAATAgtcccggtctcccctactgtATAGAGCGTGCCGCACTGGAGCCACGCCCACCACGTCAAACAGTACATAGTGCTGTATAGAAACAGGACTAAGTACTAGTAGCGCCCCTAgcggattattttttttttggggggggggacttgATTCAGAATCTCGTAGAAGCCTGGTAGAATCTCGCAGAATCTCTAGAATCTTTGAGATTCTGAGTCCTCATACACCCAAATTTTGAGTTGCTAACCTCCCGGTACTATTACGTTTTGTTGGTACTTTCATAACAAATATCAGaggaaatatcaataaatcaatATAGCCTAGCTCAACTGGGGTCTTTGTTTCATTAAGACTCTAACGATACACTAAGACCAATGTTCACTTTTACATTTCTATTTGGCTAGTTCCTTTAGTGTCATACATGGTCGATTGGTCATTGGTTGCAAATATTTAAACATTGgccttttattcattttagttGAGAAACTAGAATTAATTTTGCGATGAAATTGTGTTATAAAATGTGTAAGCTATTAGGAGTTTAGTACTACGTGAAACATTTACCACACGCCGAGTTGTCGCCCCCTCATGAGCGCGCGTTTTCTCTAtttaacagagaaaaaggcgcgAGGGGTGGTGTTTCCActtaatgaaaacctgaagcTGGCTCGTAAGAGCAAAATCTCTTGTATTGTGTTCGACTTGACTTGTGCTCATATAAATGAACACGGTGTACTTATGATAATGGAAGTGGTGGTTCCTgagaaggaataaaataaggtTAGGGACATaatcagagagagagcgagtaaAGATTTAGCTACCTGTGAAGACAGGCTACACACAAGGTGAGAATCACTCGTACACAGGGTCAACACCCAGAGGTGAATAGGCCTGGGAGGGAACATACATTATAATTAAGGTGATTGACATGAATTCATTATTAACACATACCAATTAGTGTCCTATGACACACAAATGCCGGATATATCGTCACACACTTGATACAACTCGAGTGACGTCTCTGAAGAAACATACGACACAGAATTAGTAGGGAAATACAACATAAATTCATGATCGAAATACCTTAGAATAAAAAgagtgacacacacacacacgcgggtCCTTAAACCCAGTAAATGGACTTTGGGCAATCACGAACAAATCAGTTTaacacgagagagaaagagtgaAAGCCCAGAATTCAACGTGCTTTACAGACGACATTAACTGACATTTAAGAGGGGGAAAAGGAGGGAGGGAAAACGTTGCCAAGTTTATGACGGGATGCGCTTTCGCCGATCCATCCTCCCCCGAGGCCGGCTCGCCGGCCGAGCTGGATTCCAATAGACGTAGTTCCGTCTTCGCCGGAAGACTCCAGTTGTTCCGGAATAAGTTGAGCACAAACACCAAATGGGAGCAGCTGGCACCAAAAGACAATCGCTCCATCGTCACTTCATAATCTCTTTCTAAATTCGGCTTGCGCTGGATCCTCCTGAGAAGGCTCTGGAAGCGATTGGCGGTCATGAGTCGATTATTCACGAGGTCCGGATCCCCTTCTTTCCAGATGATTGGCACCTCGTATCCGACGAACAACCTCCAGGTCTTCTCCTTTGCCATCACTAGAGCTCGGCGGTCGTTGGCTGATACACATCCGGCGGTGAATTCGGTCCCAAACATCTCGGTGTCGCAGAAACGACGAACTTCCGCTGTCAAATTATCCAGGAGGGTCTGGCCAGTGATCGTGCAGCTACGAATGGATGTGACCTGATGGCTTCGGCTGGTAACTCCTCTCACGATCCAACCAAGTCTTGTTTTGCAGGCGATTGGCTCATAATCGCGTCCTTCTCTGGTCTCGCGCGGCAACAAAAGATGCAGATAGTCTATACCTACGAGAAGATCCACCTTTCCTCCCACTACTCCGACCGGAAGGTCGCGGAGATGCGGCCAATTCTGTTTGTCCTTACTCCAGTCTGTGATCGGAGTGGGGCTGGCGACCATCTTCATTGTTGAACCTTCCATCTTAAAGATTTCGCCAGATTCGGCACGTAACTGGAACTGGACTCGTTCGGACTGGTATCGGTCGATGACTCCGCCGACACCATCCACCTTCAACACCTGCGGCAGTCCTTGCAGCTTTAAACGGGTCGCGAAGGTCATCCTAATCAAGGTGGTGTCACTGCCTTCATCGGCGATAATATTGGCGAGCAACCAGTTACCATCCGAAGATTGCACGCTGAGTTTCAGCATCCCCAATGTCACTCTCTGATGGCCAATAATCCGAGCGATTGAAGGACGGGCTTCTTTCTCTGCCGGCATCGCGCCTTCATGCAGCAGAATATGATGAAAATATCTGCATTCGGGTTGTCTGCATCGCCGCTTTGTTCGAAAATCTTGCACTGGGTGTCGGCAGCTAAAACAGCTAAAACACAGCCGATGCAAAATACAGAAATTGATCCGCTCCTCCACTGAGAGAGCCTTGAAACTTTCACATTCTTGAAGCCAATGCTCCTTCTCGCACTTATAACAGAACGGCTTCTTAGTTGAAACAGCTCCTGCTCCTTCGGACGTATCCACGGATGAATAATGCGTATTGGCTCGACGTGGGAAGTTTCCTCTTGATGTTGCTGGACTGTCTGCATCAACTTGATCCGCTGCTATGCTGTAGGCGTTTAGATAATCCGATGCTCGCTCACAAATCCAAGTACCGAAATCGTTGAGGCTACGAAATTCCAAACGGCCACGTCGTCCTGCATTCCAATCGAGTCGATCTTGCTGATTGAGCCTGAAGCATACTTTCTCGATGATATCTGCTGATGACGCTTCTCCAATCCTGCTGAGGTCGAAGAGATGAGTCCGTACTCTTTCGGCAAAACGTTTGAACACTCTCGGTTCATTCTTGAATTCTAGGCGCTCAATGGCCTGGATGTGGGCGGCCCGCATAACGTCTCGTCTTCCAAATGTCTCCTTCAGCCGTACCAGCGCCTGCTTGTAGGCCGATTCGCCGCCACCTAGGCCGTAGACAACATCCAAACATTCACCCTTGAGGTAATGTTTCAGCAGCGCCAATTTTTCTCCAGGGGTTTTCGGCGTGTCATGTACTAACGCACGAAAAAGGTCAATCCAGCCAAACCACTCGATGGCCTTTCCAGTATAAACGTCCAATTCTGCAGAGACGGCGGAACGGGAAGAGAACTTGCTATGGACCGGAAGTAAACGTCCATTGTTGTAGAGATCGATCCAGTCGTCCGGGGCGTCTTGATTGTCGTTCAGGTTTCGCTGCTTGTTCAGCCATTCTTCTGCTGCTGGAGACCGTTTCTCTAGCTGTTGACTAACGGACGAGTAGTGATCTTGATCTGGTTGACGGATATTCAACTGATTGAGAGCCGCTTGAGCAGCTTCGGCTTCTTCCCAAAGGGCTTGGGCTCGCATTCTAATTTCTTCACATTTCCTTTCGGCTGCAGCGACCTCTTCCTTGTGAgcttgctcacgctgggtggcTTCTTGTTGCGCTTGGTTGCGCCGGCCGGCTTCCGACGGTGTTATGGGAATAAGGGGCGGATTTGGGACGGGTAGACCGTCGTGCAGGTTTACTACCGATGCCTCTTCTCCTTCACGGCTGGTCAGATAAGCCCGGGCTGCCGCAATGGCCTCGTCGCATTTGTCCACGTAGGTGAGATGTGTGCCATCTTGACGCTCAGCttcgtcttcatcttcttcaattGCTGTAATTTCGGTCTGTAGGACTGAAGTTCGGAGAATTAGATCATTGAGATGCACTATCAGTGCTTTCGCGTTTCTCCGTGAACCTGATGAGTTGACTATTGCTGTTAAGCTGGTGGTGGCCCTCGTGACTTGCTGCCGTAGTActgtcctcttcttcttcaacgcgATGAAAGCTGCATCGTCCATAGTGGGTGACGTCGATGGACGAGTTTTGGTGGAAGAAGAATCTCAACCTTGACATGGCTGGCGGCTGGCCAATGGACTCCCCAACGGAAGATGAGTAGCTCGGAAGGCCGTGATCAATTCGAAGGAAGATGACAATAAACCGGATTCAGGCTCGATAACGAGTGATGAAGTGTGGTACAGCACGAGATCGAAGAATAGGCTTGCCTAAAGCGAAgctgaagaagagaagagtctCGATGTCTAGACGGCTGGTTTAGGGTGTGTAGAGTGAGAAGAATCTCGACGGCTAAACCACCTCGGTGAGGAGAAGAATCTTGAATCAGCTGTGACCGACCAGAAATTCGGAATGAAGCTGAAGATGAGAAGAGTCTCGATGAATTGAAGGCAGGTTTAGGGCTCGGAAAGAGCAACCAACGTTAAACCGCCTGGATAGTGAGAAGGATCTCGATGAAACAAGTAGGATGCAAGAAAAATCTTGCTTGACGTGGAGAGttctccggttcgaaggaccaaatgtttccacttaatgaaaacctgaagcTGGATCGTAAGAGCAAAATCTCTTGTATTGTGTTCGACTTGACTTGTGCTCATATAAATGAACACGGTGTACTTATGATAATGGAAGTGGTGGTTCCTgagaaggaataaaataaggtTAGGGACATaatcagagagagagcgagtaaAGATTTAGCTACCTGTGAAGACAGGCTACACACAAGGTGAGAATCACTCGTACACAGGGTCAACACCCAGAGGTGAATAGGCCTGGGAGGGAACATACATTATAATTAAGGTGATTGACATGAATTCATTATTAACACATACCAATTAGTGTCCTATGACACACAAATGCCGGATATATCGTCACACACTTGATACAACTCGAGTGACGTCTCTGAAGAAACATACGACACAGAATTAGTAGGGAAATACAACATAAATTCATGATCGAAATACCTTAGAATAAGAAgagtgacacacacacacacgcgggtCCTTAAACCAAGTAAATGGACTTTGGGCAATCACGAACAAATCAGTTTaacacgagagagaaagagtgaAAGCCCAGAATTCAACGTGCTTTACAGACGACATTAACTGACATTTAAGAGGGGGAAAAGGAGGGAGGGAAAACGTTGCCAAGTTTATGACGGGATGCGCTTTCGCCGATCCAGGtggaaaaaggggggggggagaaagggACTAGAACaagcaaaaaaatagaatctgttttcaatttacaatTGACTTCAATTAATATGTtgctaaaaatttgaaaataaagactTTTGTAGACCTTATGAAGCTCcccatttcagacttttccgCTTCTTCCTAGCTTAACCCGTTCTATAGTTATCCTCCTTTAAAGTACTCTATTTGCATATAGCTCTACGGAGCTTCCCCAAACTTAGGGCTCGTCAAAAAACCTATCCTTCCCTTGATCGGAAATATCTTTAAAACACAGTTAGCTTAATCCCACCCATAATAGCaacggcaaaaaaaaaatcgtcgcGTCCGACTAAAATTGGATTTTCGGGAGTGCCGAGGAAAACGCCTTtttccataaggttctcttgcgcattcccaaactttaggtaggtactgtatatttAAATTTGCACATAAATTTAGATTAGAATATaatttctgaaaattttttgaagtgctaaataaataaactgtcATCCTGATCATCATGAAGGTTTAATGTTTCCGATTCGATTACTATTTGATCCGGAGCATTCTCCGTAAAAATTTACGAGCCCTCAACAAAATATGACCgcagttaaaacaaaaaatacacagGGCTGATGGTCAAACTTACcgtggaaataataatataattatcTGCTCTGAGTCGGGTTAGGCCAGTTATACGTTAGGATATTAACGGTGATGcaacaaatatttcttttctattttaaaagtaacagtagtatttattttttataattaaaagGGGGAAAACTCAAATACCGAGTATGCCTCACACATTGAGGCTAGCAGAAATGCGGTTAGTGCATTCGCTCATCTGATGATGTGGCCCAAGCCTtggtcaattgaaaaaaaggctaGAAAGAGTCGGCGGAGAGGACGGGATGGCAAGAATTTCCGAGATTCAAGATTTCAGAGAAACAGAGATGATTCAGCTGAGGAAATAGCGGCAATTGGGCTGAGAAAGACAGGGGAAAACAGACTGGGAAGGAAAATctggaaataattgaaacagCGGCGTTGGCTGTGGATAAAATCCAAAGCCTTGGCAAGTGCTCAGAAAGTGACGATAGGAGGTTGAAAGTAGGTGAGATGAGCTCTAGATAAAAAGGACATGTACCGAGTCTGAAACAACCACACAGAATTTTGGAACTTCATTCTTCACCTTGCTAACCACTTCACCACTTTACCTAAAGTTTTTAACATGGGAGCGAAGCacaattttcttaaatttttcttcaaaataaaacacagcCTAATATTGTTCTTATATAtgcattaaaataaattgaacaCTGCATGAAtgggaataatttaaaaaataatattagggCCTGCATGACATCCAAATCCAACTAGTAGGTTTAGTTTTTGCGACGTTCAGACCCAATAAACATGGGCCTGAAATACGCGAGCCTGAATGAAGGCCTGATGAACGTCGTACAGCTAAGCTTTTAGACAGAAGTCTAGTAGctgtaaataattaaatagtcGTTCACTACTCATAATGACCTTATTCTCACTAAAATTAGGCGACAAGCATAGCAGTTTTGCTAAAGCTTTTCCATTAAGCCAAAGCATCTACATCTATACTGTTGTATACATAGAGTCAAGACCAGAGATAAAGAGATATTTCACTCTGTGTGAAGTATAGCAGACTACGTTTTCCCCTCTACCTCCCAACAGACGAAATTGACTGCACTGCTCCTTTCGGTGAGCTCCGGAAACTTCGCTTTACATGGCTAGTGGTGGGCTAGTGTGTCTTCCGGAGTAGCTCCGTCCCTTAATTCAAAACCAAACCGCCACGTAAAGCGAAGTGTTAAGTGCCAAAACCAAAAGTGGACATAAAACAGGATCCGAATTGCTATCTCCGGCACTCGCATTAATAAGGTATAGCCAACGCTATCATGGTGACCATTTGTGCGACAGCACTAATTTCGCGACGCTAGGGTTTTAGatttaattgaaacaaaaatttactaaatagattcaaaaatttttattgtcgaCAAGACAGAAATACGAATTTGGCCAAGTTGCCAGCAAGGCGAGATGTGTCGCGAGAGAAAATAcgggaaaacaagaaaattatgGGGAATACGGGCCAGAGGTATAAGGGAGGTATTAGAGGAGCAAGATAAGGGTGGATGACGGGGATCATTAGGACGAAGCCCCAGCTGACCCGGCGGGGAGAATAGGGCTGTCCGTCACACCGTTTTACTTGCTAAAACGCCCAAGGTGCATGAGGTGTTGGTTCTTGCCCAGCGACACGATAAATTATACTACCTGACGTTATATTTTGTGTCCCACTATACGTTATATTTTGGACGGGGGGATTTTTTTATAACAACCTTTCATTAACCGAACGACTAGCAGATGTGCACCTATCTGAACGCCTTCAATAGACCCTAGGGTCCTGGACAACAAAGAACGGTGAATGTTGATTGATCTATACGATTTTTCCTGACGCTACTAAGACGGCGTGAAACTGCAAAAGTTTGGTAAAATCTACCGAAAAGGGATCTGTATCCCTCCTCACACACCAATGTGTCCAATTCCGTCATGCGAAATCGTAATTCGCGAGGGTCCATGGTCGGTTTCCACGAGAAGATCGACCACCTTTGACGAAAAGCCCCTGGCACCAAACTGTCGCCGGACAGTCTCCATATGACTAGGTGAAGCGCGTCGGATATCAACAACGGGTGTGGCTCGTTCAGTGTCGATGTCACTATAGATCCGGTTTCTTCTGCTGGAGTGGAATCACTATGTCGCATGCTCAAGTAGCACAGGGAACCATGACACAAGCACAAGGCTTCGTCAATGGTGcaatcctttttattcttctggtTTCTGCCTTTCCCGACCAAACCGCAGCCGATGGTGTCATTATTGACCAGTATTCTGATGACACAAACGGCCGAATCACCTTCCAACTAAACTCTAAGGACAACCACTCTGACCAACGAGCTGCCATTGCAAACCTTGGTCACTGGACTCGTCGCACTGATCGATGGCTTTTTGATCAACACGTCATCCTCAACCTTTCCAAGTGTCTCGTCTTCTATGCCATCTCACCTAATCGAGACCACAAACTTGCCCCTCTACCGTTGGACATGGGCTCCGGCATTCTTCACCCGGCTGCTGAAATCAAACACCTTGGCGTCACATTTGAttctcatctttcgatgtcctTCCACATTCGCAATATTTGTTGGTCCTCTTTCTTTCACTTGTGGCGTATTAGCAAAGTTCGGCGCTTTCTCGATCCTCTTACTACTAAGTGCCTGGTTCAGTCTCTTGTCCTCTCTCGCGTTGACTATGCCTGTTCTCTTTTCGTTGGTCTTCCTAGCACTTTGCTCTCTAAGCTGCAGTGCGTGATAAACGCTTCCGCTCGTCTCATTCTTCGTGTGAGGAAGAGAGACAGCATTCGTTCCCATCTGCGCTCCCTTAATTGGCTATGTGTAAACGACAGAATCACTTTTCGTATTGCCACCCTGACTTATCGCTGTTTAAATGGCTCTGCACTTTCTTACCTGGCTCGTCTAATCATTCCTCTAGAAAACTCACGCAGCCTACGCTCATCTTCATCTGCTCTACTTCGCGTTCCTCGTGCTCGCCATGTTAATCTTGGTGATCAATCTTTTGCAAAGATCGCTCCTTCCATCTGTAACCGACTCCCTTTTGCTGTTCGTAATGCCCCCACACTCCCCAAGTttcgttctcttttattcaagCATCCTTTCGACTGATGTGTGTTATGCTTTTTCTGTGACTCTTACCATGACTTTTCCGCGTCATTAGAACTTTATTTGGATAATGGGCgttataaattatttaaaaaaaataaatcaaatcaaatcaaaaccagGCCTGACTTTCCCATAcggcaaaaattaaaactacgTCAGCTCTCTCCAATCTAGCGATTTCCAAACATTGGAAAATTAGCGTgaattggggggggggagatacCCCGAAAGACCATTCCAGTTGACTGAAAAGGCATTGGTATTCGACGCTTGCGGTTGCGGCCACCACGAAAAGAAGGAGGGAAGCAGTGCGTTCCAGAAGGACGAAAACATGTCAACTTTGAAtggccaaatttttttaacgagaCCAAAATATGGCtggatttaattttcaatcgcTTACATCCGGTCCAGCAAGAGATTCCTCGTCAGCAATACATTCAGCTTTCCGCTAAAATGAACCACTTCGATTGCAATATTCCGGCTTTAACACCAATCTGTCAGAGTGGTTGATAATTGCGTCAACGCTTTGTACCTGAGACCGCCGCCGTGATTAATACAAGCCACAACCATGCCATTGtccaaataaattatttcccCCAAACTTTCCGATACCTTCGCGAATGACTGTAGGGTAGAGCGGGGTCACAAAGGACACGTAGCAGTTACGGGTCTTGGTGATGATGAACTGGGGGGGGATACTGGGATGTTGGAAATGTCAATTTCAATACGTGACAAAAAATCATTGTGAAATTCTTATAAATACACAAGTTATAGAGGAAAAAATTGGActgtcttttcatttcatttacttaaaattttttggaattgcCCACGCAACGACTCgtccaaatttaaataatagttAAAGTAGCTAGTTTATTCATTTACTTACACAGATCcggtatacattttttttacggatTATGGTTTAAGAGTTGTGAATCATCTAAAAATGAACCCTCATTGATGGGGATAATACTGGGTTCGGTTTTGGTGGTAAAATGGGACGAAATAGATTGTTTATGGGCGGAGCCTAAGTTGAGTGGAGGAGTTGTTTTTCGCCAAGAAACTTTGCTTATCAGGCGCAGAATATTCGAAATGGATTGATAAACATATTTCAAGTTAATTGAGTTTATTATAATGAGTTTCAAAAGTGTTTTTggctttgaaaatgttttttttactaacaGTTGATAAAGAATCGATCACGCAACATCTAATATCCCCCTCCCACATCTCCATCTGGTATCGAAATTGTCCAGTCCC
It includes:
- the LOC124342067 gene encoding uncharacterized protein LOC124342067, with amino-acid sequence MDDAAFIALKKKRTVLRQQVTRATTSLTAIVNSSGSRRNAKALIVHLNDLILRTSVLQTEITAIEEDEDEAERQDGTHLTYVDKCDEAIAAARAYLTSREGEEASVVNLHDGLPVPNPPLIPITPSEAGRRNQAQQEATQREQAHKEEVAAAERKCEEIRMRAQALWEEAEAAQAALNQLNIRQPDQDHYSSVSQQLEKRSPAAEEWLNKQRNLNDNQDAPDDWIDLYNNGRLLPVHSKFSSRSAVSAELDVYTGKAIEWFGWIDLFRALVHDTPKTPGEKLALLKHYLKGECLDVVYGLGGGESAYKQALVRLKETFGRRDVMRAAHIQAIERLEFKNEPRVFKRFAERVRTHLFDLSRIGEASSADIIEKVCFRLNQQDRLDWNAGRRGRLEFRSLNDFGTWICERASDYLNAYSIAADQVDADSPATSRGNFPRRANTHYSSVDTSEGAGAVSTKKPFCYKCEKEHWLQECESFKALSVEERINFCILHRLCFSCFSCRHPVQDFRTKRRCRQPECRYFHHILLHEGAMPAEKEARPSIARIIGHQRVTLGMLKLSVQSSDGNWLLANIIADEGSDTTLIRMTFATRLKLQGLPQVLKVDGVGGVIDRYQSERVQFQLRAESGEIFKMEGSTMKMVASPTPITDWSKDKQNWPHLRDLPVGVVGGKVDLLVGIDYLHLLLPRETREGRDYEPIACKTRLGWIVRGVTSRSHQVTSIRSCTITGQTLLDNLTAEVRRFCDTEMFGTEFTAGCVSANDRRALVMAKEKTWRLFVGYEVPIIWKEGDPDLVNNRLMTANRFQSLLRRIQRKPNLERDYEVTMERLSFGASCSHLVFVLNLFRNNWSLPAKTELRLLESSSAGEPASGEDGSAKAHPVINLATFSLPPFPPLKCQLMSSVKHVEFWAFTLSLSC